DNA from Pelodiscus sinensis isolate JC-2024 chromosome 1, ASM4963464v1, whole genome shotgun sequence:
agcctgcAAAGACACAGCTTTTTCCACAACATAACTATcgtctctctgcccccccacccccactcctgcatcagttaggaagtttctcAGTCACATGCTTTCAGTAGCATTTATTCAGAAAACCCCTGCACTTCCAGGCTACGTTGTGCCAGAAATATGGAAGACCTGACAGTGTAAGGAGCATCATCTTTCAGGTTCAGTGCTCAAGTGAGGTTCAGAATAAAACCTAGGTTCAATTCTCAGTTTGCCATGCATTTCccatgtgatcttgggcaaggaGCTCAGGCTCAGTTCCTCAGAGATATTTGGGCAACTAACTCCCATCCTTAAATTTCTCAGTGCCCCCGCCACTCATCTGTAAAATATGAGAGTGGTACTTTCCTCCCCATGGCACTGAAGATAAAATGATTACTATTTGCTCAGATGCTACAGTGATGAAAGGAGTGGGGAAAGCTGAGGTAGGTGTATGCACAGATCATTCCAATAAAATGAATGTCTTAATGATCTGGATACACCCATCGCTTGCATCTTCATAGCATATTAAATTCTGACCCgtgtttaaaataaagtttgtccCATGGCTACTTAGAAATTTTACTTAAAAAGAGAGTTTGGACAAACCTTGAATTCTTTACCGGGTCAAGCCTCATTAGAGAGGGTGGGAATTTTCCCCATTAAGAACTGAGCAAGGACTACACGGCATATGGCTCCTTGTGCACAGTGTCCCATTATAAATAAAAGTATATAAATATAAGCTGGAACATATGGAAGTTCCTTTCAGCCTCTGGTTTCTGCagtaaggaaaaaaaatagaaaaaacattttaaaaaattcttaatcCTTTCCTTCTTCTCTGTTGTCTTCCTTATTTTGTCCCTTGTGGTCTTTCTAATCCTCCTATTAACTCCTTCCTGAATttattttccctctgctgccctcacttttttttttttggaagatattTGGGAGTTCACAGGAATTAACCAATGACCTGGGTCCAGTTTTGTCATTTATTTATAGTAAGGCCTCTTTATTCCATGTTGACAACATAAAGATTGTTTCATCTCATTTTAAGACCTCTTTATGCTGCCACAGTGGTGTAATATTTATTCCTGTTTTAGGGTCCCTTTACACAGccaaaataataaaaagagaCCTGAGTgtaaggaaaggaaggaaaatgaGGTAAGCACTGTTCATTCTTTAGGTAACTTCCACATTCAAACTAGGTTCAGTCTGCCCTACATTTATCTTTTAATTTCACCACCTCACTGCTGGGTGTTTGATGATTCACACACAAATAAGCACTTTCAAATTTATATTTTTGCTTGGAAGGCCGAAGAAGTTTTGGCTACTTCATTTGTCCCATTAGGCAACAGGTGGGTCAATTGATTCCTTTCAAAAATACTTCTTCATTATCCCATATGTTGAAGGGCAGTAGTGGGAATGTAACTGAGCCAGCAAAGCTTTTGAGGTGATCTCAAATCTTGTCCCCTGACTCTTTTTATTCCAAATATGCACCGCGTAGGTGTTCTTGAAGAGTCTGTGAAGCTCTGAAGAGCTGACCACTTCAAAGTACTTTTTCCAGTCCTGCCAACGGATGGGATAAAAGGCCTCTCTCGGAAGAGTACTGACTCCTTTACAGCTTTTACTGCTCTGGAGGCTTCTGATAGAGCACCATTTTTTGAAGACCCGGGTTAAAAGCTGCGGGCCCTGGTGCCCCCATATCCAACCATTGTAATTCTCTACGTAGTCCTGCATGCAAAGCTCTATGAACTTGTGTTTGGGTTCAAAGGAGAGGAAAGCCCCATTCAATACATATTTGGACTGGATTCCAAGCACATTGGTGAGGTTCTTTAAGTACTTAAGGACTATGAAATCTGTGTCTAGATAGATACCCCCAAATTTCCACATGATAGCAATCCTACAGGCATCAGAAAGTATGGGTAAGAAATAAGGCTCCCACCGGTGCTGGGCCACTGAATACCATGTAGCTAAGGGGGTACCAGAGAAAAGGTCATTTAAGTCCAGTGGCCGTATTTCCACATTGGGGAAGCAGCTTAGCAGGGAGAAACCCCAGTGTTTTGGCAGAGTGAAATTTCTATTTGCCAAGCCCTTCATAAGAATGACAACTTTAGTCTCAGGGTGAGCCCTGGCTGCTGATTCCACAGAGCACATAAAGAGGAAGCTTGGGTTGGTTCGCTCTGAGGTCTCCACAAAGAATATATCCCCTGGCAGCGGAGGTGGCCTGCCAGATAcaggtgagggaggagaaagCACAGATTGAGGACATTTGACTTCCAGAGGCAGCCCATGGAGCAGAGTCTTGCTTTTGGCATCCTCGGTGATTCTCCAATAGAACATGATGGAAACAAAGGACATGAACTTAAAGGTGATGATAAACACAGCCCAGAGCTTGTGGTTCATCACCACTCTACTTAGCTGTAGCACACAGATAGGCATTTTGTACATTTTTCACCTCCCTTGCAGAACCTTGTtcttccaataaaaaaaaaatagggtgatctgggggggaagaaaaaggaaattaTTCAGCACAATAAAGACAAAACATAACAGTTAACACCAATCCATATTTTGGAATCTTATGCAATTATATATTTTGACTTGCACAGTATACTGACTTACAAATAATACGGGTGATTAATAAAGTATTGCGTCAGCAGGGAGGGGCCCCAAACAGACTGAAGCCTTATTGTGCAAGGTGCTTAACATAATACCCTGCTCCCTTTAATACCACgtagccaaattctgccctttgtTTACACGCATGCAACTGAACGTATTTCAATGGTGTTGCACAGGGCAGAATTTGACCCCCTAAATTAGCTTCTTTCACTTTAGGCCATATGCCTCACCAGACTAATGTAGTAGTGATTCTAgagagctgggaatgggggggggggtctacttTTTCTGCAGGACTGCCATCTCAACAGTCCCACAGTCCTGAAAAAAGGCACTGTGGTGCAACTGTGATTGTTATGACAGACTGTTAATGTCTTAATAAAGACAAGGACAATCATTTCCTTAAACTAATTGCTTAGGTGAAACCAGCCCAGTGATCATGCCTTCCTCTCAAGAGATTCCCAACTGCTAGCCTGGCAAACAAACATGATATTTGCTGACTTGGTGTTCTCATTTTCCTGGTGACATCCCATTGTGCTGTTCTGTTGTTACAAAGTCCCACAACCATAGGGGCTAGAACTAGGaatgctggggctgctgctgccccctggcttgaagcaatttccattatatacagacaagatgatttacccagcattgttctgggggcagggcgagggaggaggggttcagggtacagccTGTCccctagggagagaggacaactccaggCCTCTCACTATAACAGCTTGGGGcctggtgagaagcacctctccatggacagtgcagcaggcacagctgggggagggaaaaaTGTTCCCTCACGGGGGGATAgctagacagacaaactctctgaaatatatagtagatagcttcCCTTTCTCTAGCCCTGTCCCAATGGGTTGTAGCAATCCTGGTCCCCCAACTGGTCCCCCTTCCTGCTGCCCTGTGGTCTTTCTGGAATATTATTGTCCCTCCTAccaaacccctccctttccattttttgAGAAAATAAAGTTCCagacatcccattgtcctgacacaaccaaactctgaccttgctttaagataggATAGGAGGaggctgcatgccaaatttggtggccctagttcttatCGTTTCGAACTGATGTCCAACCAGTCcaactatagtggctactgctatagtgaacgaggcacactcaaccagccaaatagccacacggctaacatgttggacaccatgggtttaggaggagttcttggacagatgcaggtttctaaaatatatagcaggGTTCTGCAGTTTGGTTCACCGGCTTTCAGCTCCCCCATcaacaaattgttccagtgcctCTGCTCAGGGCCAGATGGAGGCATGGGCGaaccgggcagctgcccagggtaccaaccgatgggggggcgcctaatggcagctgtaaggggcacatggcatcccttatagctgccatcaggcaccacgtgTCCAGCTCCCGCAGCGCCAGCCCACCAGCATCCCTGTGGAGACAGCCAGCAACACTCTTTCCCCCACGGCCACGGTGCCCTACACGGCCCAGCGTGCACACCAGCAGCGACAGCTGGGCTGGACTGTGATGCGCTAGCGCGGTGCGCCCCGGGAAGGCGGGCCCACTCCCCAAGGGCAGGCACGCGCATGAACTGTGCGCCTGGGGGTGGCACCGCACACTTGTACCTGGGGCGCCAGAATGcctctgggccagccctgcccctgcctatCATGTGAGAGTATGGGCCAGATTGCTTTCACACTTCTGTCTCTACTCCATTCTCCATTGACTAGTGCTCGGCTTCCTGATTTAGGTATTTTCATTGTAAaagttttaatatttaaatctAAGTACCTCCTCCTTCGCAACACAGGCCTATGCCCCGGAACCTCGCTTTACCAAAACCAGCTTCTGGAGTAGAAGGGGAAACACCCAGTGTCCTTTTCTCTTTCCTTGCGTCCTATTAGGGTATCTCCACAAGGGAGGGGAAAAGTCTGTCTACCCTCGCAATCTGCAGTTGGAGCAGGACACATTAGTGCCATCCAGTGTGACTGGCCCTGTAATGTTCTGGCCAGGGAATGAGATTCCTCAGAGTTCACTGGACAGAATTTCCTGCCATTCAGCAAGTAAAGTTATTTGATCTGCCCAGACAGTTTATTCTGATGAccaccttcctgccctctggggctctcCGCCTCCCTGTCCCGCTTGGGAAAATACTCTGGTCTTCCACAGACAAGACTCGAGTGAGGTTTACTGCCCCCTTGCAGAGCAGCAGACACAACCAGTTCAGCTCTGAGAGGATGCAGGTTAAGGGCTCaccacccaggaaaccaacccccaaaaggggccaaaactccaaataaatccatcCACCTTCTGCTTTTGGAATTAATGGAACAGCTGCAAACTAACACTGCTTCTCTGCATAATCACACAGCATGCCTGGCACCTGGAACTCGTCTTCAGTTAGTAACTATGTGATTGCAAATGGCAGTGTAAGTAAATGTCTTCCCTTGCAGTTATCAGAGCACAAAAAGCACAGTGCAGGATCCGTCTTCTCACAAAGATGCTGGGGTACACAGCACTCAAGGGCCATAGAAAAATGCCTTGAAAACAAGCCAGAAACCCATGGAATACCAGGACAGAAGAAAACGCATCGGACATTGAACTGCATCTTGGGACCAGGCTCAATCTCTGTCTTCCCACAGGACTTATCAGCCGAAGGTGATGAGTTAGACTACAGGAAAGAGTACCCACGGTGCACTGCTCACGCTGTCAGTAAGAGCCCCCTCAATCAATGCGCTCTGCtgacaaagggagggagaataTGAACACCCAATACGAATTTACACTAACGCTTTGAGTGTTGACATAACTATAGTATCAAAACTCTAATATTGCCAGGAGAATAAGGCCTTGtctattgggggagggggagcaaaaaaaaatctattttggaAATATAAAACATGGAGGCGTGATAAGTGTGAGAAAAAGCACCTTCCTGCCTGCCTTTGTGGTTTTCTTCTGAAAGATCAGAAAAGCAAAAGGCTATTACAGTATATTCAGCAAAGATCTATTGAAAACAGGGCAGAGAACTGCAAGCCAGATTCTCAATTGATCTGAAAGCAGCATGTGCCAACTGAGGGTTAGTTTCTAAAACAGGGCTTTTACTCAGTCACTGCTGACATAACTGCAGTGTCAACTTGAGATGAATGAAAGCTATGCTAGCAATGGGCAAACCAAAATGGTTCACTGTTCCAGATAAACAGTATGTTTGGATTCTTAGATGAACCGTTTTGCAGACTTTCACCACCTATATTATATCACTTCTGTAACTGCAAGAAAAAACCCTCCTTTTTGTCTCTAGCTTCTCATCCTGCTCCCTACCCCCACCATTTTGTATCCCAACTCTTCTCCAATCCCCTCACTTAGGATATAATCTAGACAGGACAGGATGCTGAATGTCTACTTACACCTTACAAGGCTTCACAGATGCTCTCAGTGTCTAAGGCATCTGGGATAGGTTTCTGTTTGTATGCATCTCAGTTAAAGTCACATAGCATATAAAACCTTCATAGAAATAATGTCCAAGGCTTCCCATGGTCTCTTGCTGTTGCTGACTGGTTTCTGAGTTTATAGGAGCAGCAGTAGATCATTGCACACTGACTTCTGACATAGCAATCTCACAGACCATTTTTGGCCACCTTTATAAATACTTTGTTAGATTGCTAGattccccacacaccccagccaaaCCAACCATGTCTTAATTGCAGTTTTTAAATCTGTAGCACACAAGGAAATAATTACAGCCAATGTCTCTGCTCTGTAGCTCTCTCAAGAGTCGGATTGATAGTTCACTCTGCATGGTTGGAAGCAGGGAAAAGGAGCTCTAATTTCACACTTGGCTGAGATGAGGCTTATGTCATCATCCAGTGAAAAGACAGACAAAATCATGAGGTCTAGATAGCTGTTACtattcaagagagatcttggagtcatcatggatagcagtctgaaaacatctgcttaatGCATAGCACTAGTCACAAAAGTTACCTATTTTAGAAACCATTAGGAAAAGGACAAGAGAAAAATATAATAATTCTACTATGTAAGTCCATGATACACCCATGCCTTGAATAGTGTGTGCAGTACTAGTGgcctgaacttaaaaaaaaaaaaaaaaaaaaaaaaaaaaaaggctatatttgactctgtactttttccaaatcTATGACTGCTATTAGGAGTATGGAATTTCCATGTGAGGCGAGATTAAAAAAAGTCTAGGACtgttcatcttttaaaaaagacgACGAAAGGGAGATATATATATTACCATGAATGGAGTGGAGAAAGCAtctaaggaagtgttatttatctgTTCACATAATACAAGACCCGACCCACAgggcacccaatgaaattaatagccagtagtttaaaaataaacataaggaattacttcttcacacaatgcagtcaacctatggaactcgtTGAAAGGGGATGTTGTGATAGcgaaaagtataactgggttcaaacaagaattaggtaagttcatgaAGAACACGACCATCAATGGCTTTTACCCAATATGGCCAAGGATACATGTTCTAAGCGTCCCTGGGACTGTCAGAATTTAAAAATGGAGGACACAGGACAGACTCCTCACTAATCACCAGTTCTAGTCAATCTCTCTGAAGCCAGCCAGGTTTGGAAGAGAATAGTGAGCTAGCTGGACCATTGGCCTGAACAACTGTGGTCATTTTTATATGTTCTCATAAATACCTTGCTCTAGCCTGATTTCTGTTCTCAGCATGAAAGGCCACATCAAATATGATCTGAAAGTGCAATTGCTGCTTGGCCACTGATAGTTTTAGTCCAGAGACAAGAAATTCTTTCATTCGGATTTCCTTAAGGGGGCCCTCAATTGAGCTAAAACCGGAATAGTGATGTAAGATTTGTATGCCTCTTTGCTTCTGATGCTCTAaaaagcagctgcctgcaggACTACATTTGGtgaattatttttattctaaATGGAGCTGGCAACTGTGGAACTGAACACAAGAACTAAGATCAGAAGACTGTGTCCTCAGTGTTTCTTCCCTTGCTAATGCTCCAGCAGcatggaggaagaaaaaaaatctatttgacTGAAATGCAGAAGGAATAAGATCTGGACTAAGGGAGGAGGTAGGTGttgaaaaaaggaaacagattGGGAAAACTGAGGGCTGGAGAGAAAGAGGACACTGCAAATGGCTGTACAAGGAGAGACAgggaaacaggaaggaagtgagaTCAGACaaggagccgggggaggggggaagagaagggacacTGACTGGCAAGGAGACTAGGATAAGTGGTCCGTGCAGGGAGTAGACAAGACTGGGATAAGAAGCTTGGGATGGAAGAGCGATtctcagattggggggggggggggaggggggagaggagaacctTGTGTGGGAGACTATGATCGACTGAGAAAGGAGACTGGAATTAGGAGTCTGTGGGATGGGGGACCTAAGATGACTTAAGTGAGATCAGTGGATCTGGTATGAGGTTCCAAGAAGTCATAAGAGACAGGATAGGGAAGCAACAGAGCAGGAGTCAAGTATGGGGTGGGAAATGTTGTGCCTAGTAGTCTGCACTCCCCTGCTTGCTCAGGCCTGGTTTCTGTTCCAAACCTGAAAGATCATATGAAGTGAGGTGGCAGACACTGACAGCACTGATTGTGAGCTGGTCCAGACCAAAGCTGACCAAAGCCTGGACAGGAGCAAAAGCTGCTGAATCCCATCATCCCTCTGATGCCTGCAAATATTTGTGAAAGGCCTGCAAAGGCCTCCTCTTGTCCCCTGCTAGTGCTGGTCCATATATCGGACAACAGACTACTGTTGCTATCAGTTGCTCCTTTTACTCAATGGTACAGCTATGTGCTGTGGAGCTAATGGCTCAAAcccacagtggttctcaaacttttggtaCTGTGACAGCTTTTGCACAGCAAGCTTCTGAGTGTCCCCttggaaattaaaaatatttaaacactACTTTAAATTCTGGAGGCAAAGCAAAAAgttggagaggagggggaaagttGCTTCAGTTGTCAGCTTCATGCTTGCCTAAGTGAAGTTTGAGGAAAAGGGTACTGACCTCCCAAATTGCAAGCCTCAGACAGTCACGGAATTTGCCCCACTAGCCACAGCCCTGTTGCTAGACTggagctctcccacccccaatttACAAGTCAAATTACACTGGAGCTATGGCAGGGTTCCAGCTGCAGCAATAAACAGGGATGACAGCTAGTGAAATCCATGCAATACACTTGCAACCCCCTGAggggacccccagtttgagaacccttgaGCTAGAGTCTGTGCAATGGAAAATCCAGtttgatttttttgggggaggggaggaggaagcatgTAGAATGAGAATAAAAAAAACCCGAGAAAACTAAAATTTCCTAC
Protein-coding regions in this window:
- the A4GALT gene encoding lactosylceramide 4-alpha-galactosyltransferase — encoded protein: MYKMPICVLQLSRVVMNHKLWAVFIITFKFMSFVSIMFYWRITEDAKSKTLLHGLPLEVKCPQSVLSPPSPVSGRPPPLPGDIFFVETSERTNPSFLFMCSVESAARAHPETKVVILMKGLANRNFTLPKHWGFSLLSCFPNVEIRPLDLNDLFSGTPLATWYSVAQHRWEPYFLPILSDACRIAIMWKFGGIYLDTDFIVLKYLKNLTNVLGIQSKYVLNGAFLSFEPKHKFIELCMQDYVENYNGWIWGHQGPQLLTRVFKKWCSIRSLQSSKSCKGVSTLPREAFYPIRWQDWKKYFEVVSSSELHRLFKNTYAVHIWNKKSQGTRFEITSKALLAQLHSHYCPSTYGIMKKYF